CATGATTCATTTATCAGATCTATAGAATATAAAACTAAATGGAATAatacaatttaattatttttatgtgcatttgtcTTTTGACATAtacatgccacagcacacataTGAAAGTCAAAGGATAACTTCAGGAAATTCGTTATATTCTTTTACCATGTGGGGCCTATAGATTAAACTAAActcatcaggcttgatggcaagtacATTTAATTCCATCTTGTTGGCCCTAACTACACAGAATACTTAAAACATGTAACAAGCAAGACAATTTTCTAAGGATTCCAATTAAGAAGTGTGTTGTCATTATAGAAAGTAATTTGGGAATAATATTGAGTGCATTTAGATATATTACTCttaaatattatatgtaatatttgTATGATTTTCCTTTGTGTAATGCTAAAATTTATTTCACTAAGCATGatatttgtctctctgcttttTGAATGACAAGCCTTAATAGAAGGgaacaaatataaaaatgatgGTTTAAATCCAGTAAAATAAAATGGGTCCTTCTAGAGATAATATTAAGGAGTCTTACTATAATTTTTAGAATGGGGAATTCCAAAATACATGTATTAAGGAGTATGCAATACATACACATTTTCATAGATTTATGATGAAAGCAACACAGGGAGCCAGGTAAATCAGCCatgttaaatgttttaatttctaaCAATATTAGAACTTACATGAATATAAAAAAAGAAGGTCATGTGTAGAGAACAAAGGACACTCTAAGGTAATATATACAACTAATACTGAAAAAGTTCAGGACATTGTTTTCTATAAGTACtttagtctttctgtatctgctaaTGTTGCTGTTAGTAAAAATGTTAACACACTGGACCTTCATTATCCTGCTACCTCTCTGCTGATCTTCATAAGAACTGGAGATCCAGAAGCATACAAATCAGATTCCCTCCTTGTAGCCATTCCCCCATCTGCCAAGTCTTCTGGGGCATGCCTAGCTGCCTTGATCATCCTGCTGTACCCCTGGACCTCCTTTATCCAGGCACATCTCTGCCCATGATCATCTCCACCCATTTCCATCAGACCTGTGGATCCAGAAGCATACAGGTTAGATTGTCTCACTGCACCCATTTCCCCTGCACTCCCAAGGTCTCTGGAGCATATCCAGATTCCCAGAGCAGGTTACAGTCTTCCCAGCAGATACACGGTAACACCTCTCTGCCTGCATTTTCCCCATCAAATATCCCTCCTACAGTGTCTACAAGACCATACCCAACTGCTGGGAGACTTGCACTACCCACAGAATTCCATTGTCCAGCAAAAGGATGGACACAAGGACTGCCACACCAGGATCATTGCAGCTAGAAACTGTCCCAAAACATGCTACAACAGGAAAATTGAGGGACAATTGGATGCCTAAGGCCAGTATAAGAACATAATCAAGAAAAGCCATTGCCTTCTTCCTCGGTGCTGCCTGCGAGGTGGCTGCCATCTGTTTTGCAGCATCATGGCTGCCCTTCGGCCTCTAATGAAGCCCAAGATCATCCAAAAGAGGACCAAGAAGTTCATCAGGCACCAGTCGGACCGATATGTGAAAATTAAGCGAAACTGGCGGAAACCCAGAGGCATCAACAACAGGGTGCGGAGAAGATTCAAGGGCCAGATCCTGGTGCCCAACATTGGTTACGGGAATAACAAGAAAACCAAGCACATGCTGCCTAGCTGCTTCCGAAAGTTTCTGGTCCACAATGTCAAGGAGCTGGAAGTGCTGCTGATGTGCAGCAAATCTTACTGTGCTGAGATTGCTCACAATGTGTCCTCTAAGAACCGAAAAGCCATCTTAGAAAGAGCAGCACAGCTGGCCATCAGAGTCACCAATCCCAACGACAGGCTATGCAGCAAAGAGAATGAATAGATGGCCTGTGTGCCTGTTATGTGttcaaataaaaccacaaaaactgaaaaaaagaaaagaaaagaaaagaaaagccaatgCCATATGATACATTCAGAGCTATCATACTACAGCAAACCATGGATAACTTAACACAAACAAAGCATAGTAAAATGACCTTCAATGAAACCTCATTAGATAAAAGtggtctttaaagagaaaataactaAATCCCTCAAAtagatacaggaaaatacaaacatataGAGGACATTAAAATGGAAGCaaataaatttcttttgttttatttattttttcttttattttttcttttatgggatattttatttatttacatttcaaatgttatgccctttcctggtttcccctctagaaaccctctatacaaccccctccccctacttctatgaaggtgtACCCCAACCTAAATTACCTACTCCCTCTCACCTCAtagccctggcatttccctaccctggtgcatctagccttcacaggaccaagggcctctcctctcactgatgctcaacagggtcattctctgctacatatgcggctagagccatgggtcattccatgtgtattctttggttggtggtttagtccctgggaactctgaggggtctgtttgattgattttgttgttctccctatagggttgcaaaccaattcagctccttcagtcctttttctaactcctccattggggaccctgctctcagtgcAATAGTTAAAtgagagcatccacctctgtatttgtcaggctctggcagagcctctcaggagataggtATATTGGGCTCCtgccagaatgcacttcttggaatccacaatactgtctgtgtttggtgattctatatgggatggatcccca
The window above is part of the Rattus norvegicus strain BN/NHsdMcwi chromosome X, GRCr8, whole genome shotgun sequence genome. Proteins encoded here:
- the Rpl32l2 gene encoding large ribosomal subunit protein eL32-like, whose product is MAALRPLMKPKIIQKRTKKFIRHQSDRYVKIKRNWRKPRGINNRVRRRFKGQILVPNIGYGNNKKTKHMLPSCFRKFLVHNVKELEVLLMCSKSYCAEIAHNVSSKNRKAILERAAQLAIRVTNPNDRLCSKENE